In Streptomyces qaidamensis, one DNA window encodes the following:
- a CDS encoding MarR family winged helix-turn-helix transcriptional regulator — MTATDPALTALAQSWCALSLLHGRIEAHIERALQAGHNLSAREYSLLDVLSRQHDGDGGHLQMKQVADAVVLSQSATTRLVTRLEDRGLLERYLCPTDRRGIYTNVTEAGLELLEAARPTNDAALRAALDEAAKNPELAPLVRVVETLKAPVPA; from the coding sequence ATGACAGCGACGGACCCCGCGCTCACCGCTCTCGCCCAGAGCTGGTGCGCCCTCTCCCTGCTCCACGGGAGGATCGAGGCCCACATCGAGCGCGCCCTGCAGGCCGGGCACAACCTCAGCGCGCGCGAGTACTCCCTGCTGGACGTGCTCAGCCGACAGCACGACGGGGACGGCGGACATCTGCAGATGAAGCAGGTCGCCGACGCGGTCGTCCTCAGCCAGAGCGCCACCACACGCCTGGTCACCCGGCTGGAAGACCGCGGGCTCCTGGAGCGTTACCTGTGCCCCACGGACCGCCGGGGCATCTACACGAACGTCACCGAAGCGGGCCTCGAACTGCTGGAAGCGGCGCGGCCGACCAATGACGCCGCCCTGCGCGCAGCCCTCGACGAGGCGGCGAAGAACCCCGAACTGGCCCCGCTGGTCCGGGTCGTGGAGACCCTCAAGGCCCCGGTACCCGCCTAG
- a CDS encoding GlcG/HbpS family heme-binding protein has product MNTTTAVAPLTTQDADALVAAAQRAAQAAGVTISVTVLDAGGHLLAFRRDDRAVLISGETSTRKAFTALQLNAPTADLVDAVQPGGLFHTLPTALDRPLLFIAGGVPVHRDGRLIGAIGVGGGAPEQDHGFATAALEALA; this is encoded by the coding sequence ATGAACACCACCACCGCTGTCGCCCCGCTCACCACCCAGGACGCCGACGCGCTCGTCGCCGCGGCCCAGCGTGCCGCCCAGGCCGCAGGCGTCACCATCAGCGTCACCGTCCTGGATGCGGGCGGCCACTTGCTCGCCTTCCGGCGGGACGACCGCGCCGTGCTGATCTCCGGGGAGACCAGCACCCGCAAGGCCTTCACGGCTCTCCAGCTGAACGCGCCCACCGCCGACCTGGTCGACGCGGTGCAGCCCGGGGGGCTCTTCCACACGCTGCCGACCGCGCTCGACCGGCCGCTGCTGTTCATCGCCGGCGGCGTTCCGGTGCACCGCGACGGCCGTCTGATCGGCGCGATCGGCGTCGGCGGCGGCGCACCGGAGCAGGACCACGGTTTCGCCACGGCCGCTCTGGAGGCCCTTGCCTGA
- a CDS encoding GNAT family N-acetyltransferase, giving the protein MGDLEIRAAIADDVPAIVAMLADDPLGAQRESPDDLAPYLAALERLSADPNQRVVVAVRQGRVVGTLQLTIIPGLSRRGATRSIIEGVRIHADERGSGLGTQLIEWAIQASRDQGCQLAQLTSDRTRTDAHRFYERLGFTASHTGFKLQL; this is encoded by the coding sequence ATGGGAGATCTTGAGATACGTGCCGCCATCGCCGACGACGTCCCGGCGATCGTCGCCATGCTCGCGGACGACCCGCTGGGCGCACAGCGCGAGTCGCCGGACGACCTCGCCCCTTACCTGGCCGCGCTGGAGCGGCTCAGCGCCGACCCGAACCAGCGTGTGGTCGTGGCGGTACGGCAGGGCCGGGTCGTCGGCACGCTCCAGCTCACGATCATTCCCGGGCTCTCCCGCCGCGGTGCCACCAGGTCGATCATCGAAGGGGTGCGCATCCACGCGGACGAGCGCGGCAGCGGCCTGGGAACACAGCTCATCGAGTGGGCGATCCAAGCGTCCCGGGACCAGGGATGCCAGTTGGCCCAGCTGACCTCCGACAGGACCCGCACCGACGCCCACCGCTTCTACGAGCGGCTCGGGTTCACGGCCTCCCATACAGGCTTCAAGCTCCAGCTGTGA
- a CDS encoding MFS transporter translates to MPLALLALAIGAFGIGTTEFVIMGLLPEVAGDYGVSIPTAGYLVTGYALGVMFGAPLMTVLGTKISRKRMLMLLMGLFIVGNLLSALAPAFSVMLIGRIIASLAHGAFFGIGSVVAADLVAPDKKAGAIAMMFTGLTVANVVGVPLGTLVGQSVGWRVTFGIVAALGVVGLAGIARLVPDMPKAEGVRLRHELAAFKNVQVLLAMAMTVLGFGGVFAAITYIVPMMTHVAGFADGSVTWLLVLFGLGMVGGNLVGGKFADRALMPMLYVSLGALAVVLALFTLTAHDKLLSAITIALIGALGFATVPPLQKRVLDQAHGAPTLASAVNIGAFNLGNALSAWLGGLVIAAGLGYTAPNWVGAALATGALVLALLSAALDRRAGERSTVITGGAPAEQRTAIHH, encoded by the coding sequence ATGCCTCTCGCGCTTCTGGCCCTCGCGATCGGGGCCTTCGGGATCGGAACGACGGAATTCGTGATCATGGGCTTGCTGCCCGAGGTCGCGGGCGACTACGGGGTCTCCATCCCCACCGCCGGGTACCTGGTGACCGGCTACGCGCTCGGCGTCATGTTCGGCGCCCCGTTGATGACCGTGCTCGGCACCAAGATCTCCCGCAAGCGAATGCTGATGCTGCTCATGGGCCTGTTCATCGTCGGCAACCTGCTCTCGGCACTCGCCCCGGCCTTCTCCGTCATGCTGATCGGCCGGATCATCGCCTCGCTGGCCCACGGCGCCTTCTTCGGCATCGGGTCGGTCGTCGCGGCCGACCTCGTCGCCCCGGACAAGAAGGCCGGAGCCATCGCGATGATGTTCACCGGTCTGACCGTCGCCAACGTGGTCGGCGTCCCGCTGGGCACGCTCGTCGGTCAGTCCGTCGGCTGGCGGGTGACCTTCGGCATCGTCGCCGCTCTCGGGGTCGTCGGTCTGGCCGGCATCGCCCGGCTCGTCCCCGACATGCCCAAGGCGGAGGGCGTGCGCCTGCGCCACGAGCTGGCCGCCTTCAAGAACGTGCAGGTGCTGCTCGCGATGGCCATGACCGTCCTCGGCTTCGGCGGTGTCTTCGCGGCCATCACCTACATCGTGCCGATGATGACCCACGTCGCAGGCTTCGCCGACGGCTCCGTCACCTGGCTGCTGGTCCTCTTCGGCCTCGGCATGGTCGGCGGCAACCTCGTCGGCGGCAAGTTCGCCGACCGCGCCCTGATGCCCATGCTGTACGTCTCCCTGGGGGCCCTGGCCGTCGTCCTGGCGCTGTTCACCCTCACCGCCCACGACAAGCTGCTGTCGGCCATCACCATCGCGCTGATCGGTGCCCTGGGCTTCGCCACCGTGCCGCCGCTCCAGAAGCGGGTCCTGGACCAGGCGCACGGCGCCCCGACCCTGGCTTCCGCCGTGAACATCGGCGCCTTCAACCTCGGCAACGCGTTGTCCGCCTGGCTCGGCGGCCTCGTGATCGCAGCAGGCCTCGGCTACACCGCCCCCAACTGGGTCGGTGCCGCTCTGGCAACCGGAGCCCTGGTCCTGGCCCTTCTCTCGGCCGCCCTGGATCGCCGTGCCGGTGAGCGCAGCACCGTCATCACGGGCGGCGCACCGGCCGAGCAACGGACCGCCATCCACCACTGA